The Mariprofundus ferrinatatus DNA window ATCTCCTCTTTATCCCATGCAATAAGTGGTGACAGAAGCGGCAGGTCGGAGGCATCGTATATGGCGTGGATATTGGCCAGGGTCTGGCTTGCTACCTGACCGAGCGAATCACCGGTAACCAGTGCCTGCCCCTTCTCCTGGTGAGCAATCTTGGCTGCCGAACGAATCATCTGCCGCTTGTAGATAATCATACGATACTCGGCTGGCACATGGGCAATGGCATGGCGCTGAAATTCTTCCAGATCGATCAGATAGAGTTTCACACGACCCTGATAGAGGGATATCTGACGCGCAAGGTCCCTGATCTTAACAAAATCACGGTTGATTGTGCTGTTGTAGAGGTGCACCAGCACCACCTCCATACCACGCTTGATCATGGAGTAGGCAGCAACCGGCGAATCAATGCCGCCGGAGAAGAGCACGACTCCACGTCCAGATGAACCAACCGGCAGTCCGCCGATACCTATAATCTTGCGGGTATAGATATAGGCGGAGTTCTTCGCCACCTCAACACGTATATCGATCTCGGGGTTATTCAGGTTCACGGCCAGATTGAGCTGGTTCTTCAGAAAACCGCCGACCTCGAAATTGAGCTGAGGTGATGTGAATTGAAACTGTTTATTGCTGCGCCTGCTGGTGACCCGGAATGGTCTGCCTGCAACATCGGGCCCGAAATCAGCAACCACCGCCTCTTTCGCCTTATTCTGTATTGCCTCAAGATCGAGGGCACACTCATGGGCGACAGAGAAATTACGGATACCGGGAATCAGGGCAAGCAGATCGAGCAACTCATCGCTGACCGACACAACATCGGCGGTCATACGGCCATACTCGCGATAGAAGCCACCGCGTTTGAGCACCGGCTCAATCACCCGCTTGATATTCTGCGCCATACGGCGCTCAAAGATGGAGCGATTCTTCCCTTTTAAAGAGAGCTCTCCGAAATGAAACAGTAATTTTGGCATAGTGCGGCAATCTAACTCCAGATCAAGGAAGTTGCAGTGTTTTAGATCATTCAGCGTTTATATTCTGATCTTTCGAGCTGTTAAAACAAACGGAGGGAGGGATCAGCCTTTTCCACCATTATGCTTTCGACCATTCTCAGAGTAATATTCTTCAGTCAGAAGCAAACAACAGGCGTTTGAAGCCAGCCCCTTCCTGCGCTAGCCTTACTTCTCTGATATAGGCTAGGGGCCGGAATGGAAATATTGGGAACATATAACTGGCTGCTGGTCGTTGTCTCTGTTATGGCGGCAATGGGCGCCTCGTTTGTCGCCCTCGCGACTGTTCCCCGTATCTACGCCTCAAGTTCCAACAAACAGTCGCTGGCATGGGTGGCCACATTCGGCCTGAGTCTCGGTGCAGGCATCTGGACCATGCACTTTATTGCCATTCTTGCATTGCAGATGCCGATTCCGGTGCAGTTCGATATCGCACTTACCGCTATGTCTCTGCTGCTGGCAGTCGTGGTCAGCGCCATTGCCATCTATCCTCTTCACTCAGGTGTCGGGCTGAGTCCATCTTCCCCGACAACCTATCTGATCGGAACGGTCATGGGACTTGGAATTGCGGGCATGCACTACTCCGGCATGGCTGCCATACGGTTGAATGCGACCATGCACCACGATCATTCCATCGTTATTTTGGCTATTGTGATCGCCATTGTCGCCTCAACCGCCGCCCTCTTGATTGCCAACAGGCTGCGTGACAGCCGCATCTTCAGCCAGCTTGGCACCAAATCAGCGGCGGCCGTTGTGATGGGTACTGCAGTATCAGCCATGCACTACACTGCCATGGAGGGCATGACTTTCTTTGAGCGTGCAGAAAAGCTTCACTTTGAAGCAACGATTGATCCGCTGATCCTGGCAATATTCATCCTGATCGTCGCATTTCTGGTTCAGGGCACCATCATTATCATTGCCCTTTTCGACGAGGCCTATTCGATCTCGGAAAAAGCTGCCGTTGCGATGAAGCAGCGTGCAGATATCAACCACTCCCTCTCTAAAATTCTATCGCTTGCACTGGAAAACCTCACTCTTTCCGAAACACTCGACAAAGTTCTGGATGAGATTCTGGAGATTGAATGGCTGGCTCTGGATAAAAAAGGAAGCATCTTTCTTGCCGATGACAAAAAATCGGAATTAACGATGATAGCTAAACGCAACCTCGGAGATCAGCTGCTTAGCCTCTGTTCAAGCGTGGAGTACGGCCGCTGTCTCTGCGGCATGGCTGCCGAACAGAAGGCGCTGATCTTCAAGCCATCCCTGGATGCCGAGCACACCACACGTACGCATGAGATGGAAAACCATGGCCATTACTGTGTTCCGATTCTCAGGCCCGCAGGGCTGCTTGGTGTAATCAATCTCTATGTACAACCCGGCCACAAACCCAATGAGGAAGAATCGACATTCCTGACTGCAGTTGCCGATGCGATTGCCAATATCATCCAGAATAAACAGCTGGAGAGTCAGGCTGATAAGATTTTCAAAGCCATTGACCAAGCTGGTGAAGCAGTCCTGATTACTGACTACGATGGCGTCATTGAATACGTTAATCAGGCATTTTGCTCCAATACAGGCTATAGCGAAGATGAGGTGATCGGCAAAACCCCGGCCCTGCTTAACAGCGGGAATCAGGATGATGAATTTTACGAGAATATGTGGAAAACGATCAAATCCGGAGAGGTATGGCAGGGCGAAATCATCGAAAAACGTAAGGATGGCAGCTTCTACCCTGCAATGCTGACCATATCTCCGATCCGCAACAACAGTGGAGAGATCACCCATTTCGTCGGCATTCATGAAGACCTTAGTGAGCATAAAACACTGGAGGCACAGTTCCGTCAGGCGCAGAAAATGGAGGCGCTTGGAACCCTGGTTGGTGGCATCGCCCATGACTTCAATAACATGCTGGCAGGTATGATCGGCAACCTGTTCATGGTGAAAAAGAAGATGCATGGCATGCCTGAAATGAAGGAGAAAATTGAGGATGTTGAGAAGGTGGGCTTTCAGGCTGCCGAGATGATCAAACAGATGATGGTTTTTGCCCGCAGTGAAGAGGTGGAAATGAGTCCGATTTCACTCACCAGCTTTATCAAAGAGGCATTCAAGCTGCATCAGATTGTGATTCCTGAGAATATCAAACTGAATAAACAGATCAGCTCGCATGAGATGGTCATTGTTGCCAATCCGACCCAGCTTCAGCAGCTTATTCTGAACCTCTTCGGCAATGCCGTGGATGCAGTCAGGAAGGTCAAAGATCCCGCCATCAGCTTTCAGATTGAACAGATTGAGGCCGATCAGTCATTCTGTACAAAACATCTGGATGCCAAAGTGGGACGATACGCTCATATTTTGCTGTGCGACAACGGCCAAGGCATTAAAAAAGCCCATCTTGATCGTATCTTTGACCCCTTCTTTACAACCAAGGAGGTAGGAAAAGGCACCGGCCTCGGCCTCTCAATGTCGATGAGCATCGTCAAATCCCACCACGGTTTTATCGAGGTAAAAAGCAATCCCGGCTTTGGAACTGAGTTCCATATCTATCTCCCCCTTTCCGATGAAAAAGAGGTCGCCAGAAAGATTGGCATCTCGTCAAAAGCTGCAGAGGGTCACGGCGAAATCATCCTGGTTGTTGATGATGACAGCCATCTGCGTCACACAACAGCAGAAGCGCTCGAAATGCTGGGCTATAAAACCATGATGGCAGAAAACGGCAGAGAGGCTGTGGAGCTCTGCAAGTCAATTAAAGTTGATCTGATTCTTCTGGATGTCGTGATGCCCGAAGTCGGAGGCCCCGATGCTGCCCGGGAGATTCTGGCAAGAGACCCCATGGCAAAAATCATCTTTGCAACAGGTTACGACAAAGCTGACTCGCTACAGTCATTGCAAGGCATTGAATCGATACCTGTCCTCTCCAAACCATTTAGAATTCAAGAGCTAAGCAGCACAATCCGCTTACTGCTGGATTAACCTGAGCGCACCTTAAGCTGCCAGCATCTCCTGCTTGGCTTCCAGCTCTTCCCATCGGCCATAGGCTGCTTCAAGCCCTGCTTCCAGCTCCTGCAGGCGTAGCTGATCCTTCTGGAAAGCCTCGGGATCAGTAGTGAAATAGTCAGGATCACAGAAATGAGCCTCGATCTCCCCCTTCTCCATCTCCATCAATTCAATATCCTGCGGCAGCTGATCCAGTTCACGCTGCTCTTTGTAGGAAAGCTTGGTCGCCTTTTTCACCGGTTTGGGCGCGCTCTGGGCAGGCGCCCGCTTTTTCTCTTGCTCTGTCTGCAGCTGCGCCTTTTCCTGCTGTCGAATCTTCCACGCCTGGTAATCGGAATAACCGCCCTCGATCGGAACGATCACGCCATCTCCCTCAAAGGCGAGTACACGCGAGGCGACCCGATCCATAAAAGCGCGATCATGCGAAACAAGAATCACGGTGCCTTCATAATCGGCCAATGCTTTTTCCAGTACGGCAAGTGTGCCGATATCGAGATCATTCGTCGGCTCATCAAGAACAAGAACATTTGCAGGCTCCAGCAGCAGCTTTGCCAGCATCAATCGCCCCCGCTCACCGCCTGAAAGCGCCGCCACACGTGTGTTCATACGCTCCTTGTCGAAGAGAAAATCCTGCAGATAGCTGACAATGTGGCGCGGCTCGTGTCCGCCGATATGCACATAGTTGCCGCCCTGCGGCAGCAGTACATCCTTTAGTTTTATATCCGCATTCAATTCACGCATCTGGGTAAGGAATGCAGGGGCAAGGCGAACACCGTGGCGCACCCTGCCTGAATCGGGGGCCAGCTCTCCAAGCAGAATATTGAGCAGGGTCGTTTTACCGATACCGTTGGGGCCAATCAGCCCCACCCGATCGCCCGCCATGATCTTGTGGCTGAACTTTTGGCAGATCACGGTCTCGTCAAATGCGTGCGAAACCTCGATAGCCTCCATCAGCATCTTACCGGGTTTAATGCCGGATGAGACGCGCAGGTCCACATCACCGCCACGAAGCCTTCGACTCGCCCGCTGCCTCCTCAAATCCTCCAGCGCCCGTGCTCTCCCCTCGTTCCTGGTACGCCGGGCAGGAATCCCCTGTCTGATCCAGCGCTCCTCTCCGGCCAGAAGTTTGTCGAATTTACGAAACCGGCTCTCCTCCATCGCCAGCAACTCGGACTTCTTCTCCAGATATTCTGCATAGGAACAGGGAAAATGGGTCAGGTGACCACGATCCAGTTCGATAATCTCCTCAGCCACGGCATCAAGGAAGTAGCGATCATGGGTGATAAACAGTACCGATCCCGGAAAAGAGGCAACGAACTCCTCCAGCCATTCGATTGACTCAATATCAAGATGGTTAGTCGGCTCATCAAGCAGCAGCACATCGGGCTCTGCCACCACGGCACGAGCCAGCGCCACCCTGCGCAACCAGCCACCGGAGAGTTCACCCACATCGCGATCTGCCTGCAGCTTAAGCTTCGATATTGCCGTCTCGATTCGCGTATGCAGCTTCCAGGCTCCGCTGTGTTCAAGCTCCTCCTGCAGGCGTTCCACCTCTTTCAGCATGGCATCCGAGCTGTCATTTTCCAGCTTCTTAAGTGCATCGTGATAGGACTCCAGACTCTTCGCCACGTTACCGAGCCCGTCGGCCACCACATGAAAAACAGTAACCCCTGCATCGAAGTGAGGTGCCTGCGGCAGATAGGCTACCCTTGTTCCCGATCGCAGTGTCACCTCGCCGCTATCCGCTTCGATCAAGCCGGCCATAATCTTGAGCAGTGTGGATTTTCCCTCGCCATTGCGGCCGATAAGACCGATACGCACACCGCGTCCGATAGCGAGATTCACGTCATCGAGAAGCACCTGCGGGCCGAACGCTTTGTCGAGATGGTTGAGGGTCATTAGTGGCATGGGCGCATAATAGCCGTTAAACAGCAAAAGAAACGCCCTGCATTTACAGGGCGTTTCATCAGTGCCTGAGCCAGTTCATTCAGCAGACACGATTTTATTTGCAGTGACCCCGGCCTTCGCCTCCCGATCCGTCAGCAAAGCGTTTTCCTTTGCGATCCATTTTCATCTGTCTGGCTTTCTCTTGCTGCTCGGGTGTCAGCATCGCATGCACTTCGGCACGCACTTCGCTTCTGTGGATCACCATCTGCCGGGTAAGCTCCGCTTTTTCACTGGCAAGCCTTGCCACCTGTTTGCTGTAATCCTTGGCTGAAGGGTCAAGGCTGCGCAGTGCCTGGCGGTTTTTGTGCATGGCATCATGCAGTGCTCTCCCTTCAGCTCTGTTTTCTTCGTGAATCTGTTTGAACTGGTTGCGCTGGCTATCACTCAGATCCAGTTTCTCAGCCATTCTCTCGACGCGGCGCTCCATGCTCTTTTCACCACCGGGTCCGCCAAACGCGTAGGCCATATTGGCACCCGCGACAAACAGCGCCGATGCAACCACAAAGAAGACGACAGTTCTCAATCCGTTTTCTCGTTTCATTACCTTTTGCTCGTTCATTATATGCTCCTTGGTCAATTCACTACGCTCTCCGGCGCATGACGAATGGTGATCCTCTGCATGCAAAGTTGGGCATTGCTTGTGCAAAAGATATGCAAATCAATGTAAAGGAAGCGTAAAAGCAGCTTCCCGAACCCTTTTTTCGTGGCAATATGGCGACATGGCTATTCTGATGATCGATGACGATGTTGAACTCTGTGAACTGATGCAGCGCTTTCTTGCCGGTGAAGGTTTTGAACTGGCTTGCGCCCATGATGGTGAGGCCGGACTGGAGCAGGTCAGGGCCAACGATTTCGAATTGCTGATTCTCGATATCATGATGCCGGTAAAAAACGGCATGGATGTATTGCGCGAGCTGCGCGGTTTCAGCCAGGTGCCGGTGATCATGCTGACGGCGCGTGGCGAAGAGATGGATCGCATCATCGGCCTTGAACTCGGGGCAGACGATTACCTGCCCAAGCCGTGCAATCCACGCGAACTGGCAGCCAGAATCCGGGCCATCCTCCGCAGAAGCGAAATGCCGGAGCAACAGAAACCGAATGCAGAGAAGTCTTTTGGCAGCATTACATGGCAGCCGCAATCGCGCACAATTTCCGAACGGGAGCAACCGCTTGATCTAACCGCCACCGAATACAATATCCTGGCAGCCCTCATGGAAAAGGCTGGCGAAGTGGTCGACAAACAGGCATTGAGCAAGGCGGCACTCGGTAAACACTATGGTCCATTCGACCGTACGCTGGATGTGCACATCGGTCACCTGCGCAAAAAACTTTCACCGCTTGGCAATGATGAACCGCGCATCAAAACCGTACGCGGTGTCGGCTGGCTGTTCGTACCGGAATAAGCAGTGCGCATCTTCACAAAAGTTTTCCTTCTGCTTATGGCAACACTGCTTGTCACTGCCGGCCTCTCCAGCTGGCTTGGCGAGAAGTGGCGCTCGGAGAGCATCATCATTGAATCACGCGTCTCCCAACTCACCTCTCTTGGAAAAGTCGCTGTCGAGATTTACGAGCTTGAAGGCAGAGAGGGTTACCGGCAATGGTTTCGCCAGAACATGCGCAGCAAGAATGCCTACGGCAGGCTTCTGGAGAGTGATGGAGCCTTACTTGGCGGTTTCGGCCAGGGAAGGCATGTCAGACCGTTGCCTGAACATCTGTCTGAGCTGCTGGATCAGGCTAAAGCTGAAGGCAGCCAAATCACCCTGATCCGCCCCCCCATGCTGGCTGTTGCGCTGCCTCTGTCGGGTCAGCAAGGCAGTTATTTCTGGGTGGCAAGCACGCTTCTCTCAGATGATGAGATGCGGGAGAGCGGCGGCACCATGCGGCTTCTGCAACTTCTTGTTGCACTGCTCACCATTGCTGCAGTCAGCACTATTCTTACACGCATGCTAACCCGACCCATTAAAAGCCTGCAGCACACAACCGAACGGCTTGGTGAAGGTGAACTTGATAGACGCGTGGAGAGTGCCGTTACTGGCAGAACCGACGAACTGGGAGAGCTGGGCAGAAGCATCAACAGCACAACCGATCAGCTTGTTCAACTGCTCGCGAGCCATAAACAGCTCCTGCGCGACATATCGCACGAACTTCGCTCTCCACTGGCACGCCTGCAAGTGGCACTGCAGCTGGCAAGAAATTCCGCTTCTGAAAGCACGAACGAAGAGTTGGATCGTATTGAAAAAGAGGCAGAGCTACTGAACGAACTGATCGGAGAAGTACTTACACTAGCCCGGATCGAGCAGGGTGGCGTAGAAATTCAGAGACAGCCCCTCAATCTGAACGAGATTGTTAATGCGGTGGTTGCCGATGCGGTTTTTGAGGCGGAAGCGGAAGATAAATCCATTCTGTTTACTGAGCAGGCGCCAGGTCGCATTACAGGCGACCGCTTATGGATCACGCGTGCGCTCGACAATGTGATTCGAAATGCCATCAGGCATACACCTGCCGGAAATGGTGTCGAAGTTTCGCTGGTTACATCCGGAGATAATGCAGTAATCGAGATCCGGGACCATGGTGATGGTGTGGATGAATCGATTCTTCTGAAACTGTTCGAGCCATTTGTGCGCGGCTCCGAAGCCCGCGAGCGCCATCAGCGCGCTTCCGGTTACGGCTTGGGGCTGGCGATTGCCAGAAATGCTATCGAACTGCATGGTGGTACGATCACAGCCGCCAACCATGTTGATGGAGGACTTTGCGTCACCATCACGCTTCCGAAACTGTAAAACTGAAATGCCTGCAACTGTTAAACAGCCAGGGGCATATTATTAATAAAGGAGGCCGAAGCCCCCTCTATTATCAACCAACATGGTTCCGAAGATGGCTATAGCGAACTCAAACGCTTTATGCCTGCGACCATTTCATCCCGTTTGGCTATTGCCTCATCAAGATCGCTCCGGACCTTGGCCACTACGGCCTCGGGTGCACTGCCGCAGAACTTCGGATTGGCAAGTTTACCTTCATTCAAGGCGATATCCTTCTCAAGCTTGGCAATATTCTTTTCTAGACGGGCGGTCTCCTCTTCAACATTGATCAGACCAGCCAATGGAAGGTATACCTTGGCATGAGCCAGAGGCGCAACGGCAGCACCATCAACCTCGGAATCGGCATCCTGCCATGCAAGTGACTCAAGCTTGGCCAGACTCATCAGCAGTTTTTTCTCTGCTTCAAGATCGGCCTGAACATCAGCACCGCAGGCGATAATCGCATCAATGCGCTTGCCAGGTGCCACATTCATCTCACCACGCACCGAACGAATCGCAGTAACCACCTCCATCACACGATTCATGCGTGAAACGGCCTGTGCATCTGTCGCATAACCCTGAACCCAGTTATCGGTCACGAGCCTCGCATCGGGACCATGAAGCTCCTGAAACAGCGTTTCAGTAATGAACGGGCAGATCGGGTGCAACAGGCGCAGCCAGCCATCCAGGGCCGTCAGCATCACAATCTGCGTTTCCGACTTGGCCGCCTCATCATCACCGTAGAGGGCCACCTTGGCCGCTTCCACATACCAGTCGCAGTAACTGCCCCAGATGAAGTTGTAGAGGGTGCCGGCCGCCTCGTTGAAGCGGTATTCGGTCAGTGCCTTCTCGACATCACGGGTGCAACTGTCCAGCTCGCTCAAAATCCAGCGATTCACATCATTTTCTGGCTGGATTAATGCATCCGGCCTGGCATCACCACGATTCATGAATACGAAGCGTGCCGCATTCCAGATCTTGTTCATGAAGTTGCGGTTCGACTCGATACGTTTGACGTCGAGTTTCACATCACGACCCGGTGTCGCCATATGTGCCAGTGTAAAGCGCAGCGCATCGGCACCATAATCGCCGATAATCTCCAGCGGATCGATCACGTTACCCTTGGACTTGGACATCTTCTGTCCCTGTGCATCGCGGATCAGTGCGTGGATATAGATATCCTTGAATGGAACCTTGCCGGTGAACTTCATGCCCATCATGATCATGCGGGCAACCCAGAAGAAGATAATGTCAAAGCCGGTGACCAGCACATTGGTGGAGTAGAACCTCTCCATCTCCTCCGTATTTTCAGGCCAGCCAAGGGTGGAAAATGGCCAGAGGCCGGAAGAGAACCAGGTATCGAGAACATCCTCATCCTGCTTGATCTTGGTAGAACCGCAGCCGCTGCAGCACACGGCGGCCTCCCGGCTTACCGTAATATGATCACAATCCTCACAGTACCAGGCAGGAATACGGTGCCCCCACCAGAGCTGTCGGGAGATGCACCAGTCCTGAATATTGCGCATCCACTCGAAATAGGTCTTCTCCCAGTGCTGCGGCACAAACTTGATATCACCATCTTCAACGGCGGCAATGGCAGGTTCTGCAAGTGGTTTGATAT harbors:
- the thiI gene encoding tRNA uracil 4-sulfurtransferase ThiI, whose translation is MPKLLFHFGELSLKGKNRSIFERRMAQNIKRVIEPVLKRGGFYREYGRMTADVVSVSDELLDLLALIPGIRNFSVAHECALDLEAIQNKAKEAVVADFGPDVAGRPFRVTSRRSNKQFQFTSPQLNFEVGGFLKNQLNLAVNLNNPEIDIRVEVAKNSAYIYTRKIIGIGGLPVGSSGRGVVLFSGGIDSPVAAYSMIKRGMEVVLVHLYNSTINRDFVKIRDLARQISLYQGRVKLYLIDLEEFQRHAIAHVPAEYRMIIYKRQMIRSAAKIAHQEKGQALVTGDSLGQVASQTLANIHAIYDASDLPLLSPLIAWDKEEIIALGRRIGTYEISIEEYCDICSFLIAKHPETNARRDRVAELESLLPVEGLECPTRLIRFDGGRELDA
- a CDS encoding MHYT domain-containing protein, giving the protein MEILGTYNWLLVVVSVMAAMGASFVALATVPRIYASSSNKQSLAWVATFGLSLGAGIWTMHFIAILALQMPIPVQFDIALTAMSLLLAVVVSAIAIYPLHSGVGLSPSSPTTYLIGTVMGLGIAGMHYSGMAAIRLNATMHHDHSIVILAIVIAIVASTAALLIANRLRDSRIFSQLGTKSAAAVVMGTAVSAMHYTAMEGMTFFERAEKLHFEATIDPLILAIFILIVAFLVQGTIIIIALFDEAYSISEKAAVAMKQRADINHSLSKILSLALENLTLSETLDKVLDEILEIEWLALDKKGSIFLADDKKSELTMIAKRNLGDQLLSLCSSVEYGRCLCGMAAEQKALIFKPSLDAEHTTRTHEMENHGHYCVPILRPAGLLGVINLYVQPGHKPNEEESTFLTAVADAIANIIQNKQLESQADKIFKAIDQAGEAVLITDYDGVIEYVNQAFCSNTGYSEDEVIGKTPALLNSGNQDDEFYENMWKTIKSGEVWQGEIIEKRKDGSFYPAMLTISPIRNNSGEITHFVGIHEDLSEHKTLEAQFRQAQKMEALGTLVGGIAHDFNNMLAGMIGNLFMVKKKMHGMPEMKEKIEDVEKVGFQAAEMIKQMMVFARSEEVEMSPISLTSFIKEAFKLHQIVIPENIKLNKQISSHEMVIVANPTQLQQLILNLFGNAVDAVRKVKDPAISFQIEQIEADQSFCTKHLDAKVGRYAHILLCDNGQGIKKAHLDRIFDPFFTTKEVGKGTGLGLSMSMSIVKSHHGFIEVKSNPGFGTEFHIYLPLSDEKEVARKIGISSKAAEGHGEIILVVDDDSHLRHTTAEALEMLGYKTMMAENGREAVELCKSIKVDLILLDVVMPEVGGPDAAREILARDPMAKIIFATGYDKADSLQSLQGIESIPVLSKPFRIQELSSTIRLLLD
- a CDS encoding valine--tRNA ligase, with translation MSQHELAKIYDPQAVEPAVNDQWLNSDAFRPKAASGEQSDDAYCIVIPPPNVTGSLHMGHAFTFTIQDMLIRWQRMKGKSVLWQPGTDHAGIATQMVVERILDKEGVHRRDLGRERFLDRVWEWKEESGGTIVSQLKRLGASCDWSRERFTLDEGLSDAVREVFVRLYEEGLIYRGKRLVNWDPVLETAVSDLEVEHDEEQGHFWHIQYPHADDPTKHVIVATTRPETMLGDGAVAVHPDDERYKDLIGKQLILPLCNRTIPVIADEYVDPEFGTGCVKITPAHDFNDYDVGKRHDLPLLNIFTNRAHIAEEDWIPEQYHGLDRYEARERMVADLEAEGLLYKVEDHMHKVGRGDRSHAVIEPYLTDQWYVDIKPLAEPAIAAVEDGDIKFVPQHWEKTYFEWMRNIQDWCISRQLWWGHRIPAWYCEDCDHITVSREAAVCCSGCGSTKIKQDEDVLDTWFSSGLWPFSTLGWPENTEEMERFYSTNVLVTGFDIIFFWVARMIMMGMKFTGKVPFKDIYIHALIRDAQGQKMSKSKGNVIDPLEIIGDYGADALRFTLAHMATPGRDVKLDVKRIESNRNFMNKIWNAARFVFMNRGDARPDALIQPENDVNRWILSELDSCTRDVEKALTEYRFNEAAGTLYNFIWGSYCDWYVEAAKVALYGDDEAAKSETQIVMLTALDGWLRLLHPICPFITETLFQELHGPDARLVTDNWVQGYATDAQAVSRMNRVMEVVTAIRSVRGEMNVAPGKRIDAIIACGADVQADLEAEKKLLMSLAKLESLAWQDADSEVDGAAVAPLAHAKVYLPLAGLINVEEETARLEKNIAKLEKDIALNEGKLANPKFCGSAPEAVVAKVRSDLDEAIAKRDEMVAGIKRLSSL
- a CDS encoding response regulator transcription factor, encoding MAILMIDDDVELCELMQRFLAGEGFELACAHDGEAGLEQVRANDFELLILDIMMPVKNGMDVLRELRGFSQVPVIMLTARGEEMDRIIGLELGADDYLPKPCNPRELAARIRAILRRSEMPEQQKPNAEKSFGSITWQPQSRTISEREQPLDLTATEYNILAALMEKAGEVVDKQALSKAALGKHYGPFDRTLDVHIGHLRKKLSPLGNDEPRIKTVRGVGWLFVPE
- a CDS encoding sensor histidine kinase; amino-acid sequence: MATLLVTAGLSSWLGEKWRSESIIIESRVSQLTSLGKVAVEIYELEGREGYRQWFRQNMRSKNAYGRLLESDGALLGGFGQGRHVRPLPEHLSELLDQAKAEGSQITLIRPPMLAVALPLSGQQGSYFWVASTLLSDDEMRESGGTMRLLQLLVALLTIAAVSTILTRMLTRPIKSLQHTTERLGEGELDRRVESAVTGRTDELGELGRSINSTTDQLVQLLASHKQLLRDISHELRSPLARLQVALQLARNSASESTNEELDRIEKEAELLNELIGEVLTLARIEQGGVEIQRQPLNLNEIVNAVVADAVFEAEAEDKSILFTEQAPGRITGDRLWITRALDNVIRNAIRHTPAGNGVEVSLVTSGDNAVIEIRDHGDGVDESILLKLFEPFVRGSEARERHQRASGYGLGLAIARNAIELHGGTITAANHVDGGLCVTITLPKL
- a CDS encoding ATP-binding cassette domain-containing protein; protein product: MTLNHLDKAFGPQVLLDDVNLAIGRGVRIGLIGRNGEGKSTLLKIMAGLIEADSGEVTLRSGTRVAYLPQAPHFDAGVTVFHVVADGLGNVAKSLESYHDALKKLENDSSDAMLKEVERLQEELEHSGAWKLHTRIETAISKLKLQADRDVGELSGGWLRRVALARAVVAEPDVLLLDEPTNHLDIESIEWLEEFVASFPGSVLFITHDRYFLDAVAEEIIELDRGHLTHFPCSYAEYLEKKSELLAMEESRFRKFDKLLAGEERWIRQGIPARRTRNEGRARALEDLRRQRASRRLRGGDVDLRVSSGIKPGKMLMEAIEVSHAFDETVICQKFSHKIMAGDRVGLIGPNGIGKTTLLNILLGELAPDSGRVRHGVRLAPAFLTQMRELNADIKLKDVLLPQGGNYVHIGGHEPRHIVSYLQDFLFDKERMNTRVAALSGGERGRLMLAKLLLEPANVLVLDEPTNDLDIGTLAVLEKALADYEGTVILVSHDRAFMDRVASRVLAFEGDGVIVPIEGGYSDYQAWKIRQQEKAQLQTEQEKKRAPAQSAPKPVKKATKLSYKEQRELDQLPQDIELMEMEKGEIEAHFCDPDYFTTDPEAFQKDQLRLQELEAGLEAAYGRWEELEAKQEMLAA
- a CDS encoding Spy/CpxP family protein refolding chaperone, producing MNEQKVMKRENGLRTVVFFVVASALFVAGANMAYAFGGPGGEKSMERRVERMAEKLDLSDSQRNQFKQIHEENRAEGRALHDAMHKNRQALRSLDPSAKDYSKQVARLASEKAELTRQMVIHRSEVRAEVHAMLTPEQQEKARQMKMDRKGKRFADGSGGEGRGHCK